A window of the Kosakonia radicincitans DSM 16656 genome harbors these coding sequences:
- a CDS encoding VOC family protein, whose protein sequence is MKIAHVALWTRNLDAQRTFWRDFFSASSNEKYVSKNRAGFASYFISLKDGPTIELMTLPELADAPANPEFVGWAHIAITVGRVETVDAMAEKARQQDKLASPARWTGDGFYEAVILDPDGNRIELVAE, encoded by the coding sequence ATGAAAATTGCCCACGTCGCGCTCTGGACGCGTAACCTCGACGCTCAGCGAACGTTCTGGCGCGACTTTTTTTCCGCCAGCAGTAATGAAAAATATGTCAGTAAAAATCGCGCGGGATTCGCCTCGTACTTTATCTCGCTAAAAGATGGCCCGACGATTGAGCTGATGACGCTGCCGGAACTGGCCGATGCGCCAGCAAACCCGGAATTTGTCGGCTGGGCGCATATCGCCATTACCGTTGGCCGCGTCGAAACCGTGGATGCGATGGCAGAAAAAGCGCGCCAGCAGGATAAACTCGCCAGCCCGGCAAGATGGACTGGCGATGGTTTTTATGAAGCGGTGATCCTCGATCCGGACGGCAACCGCATCGAACTGGTCGCCGAATAG
- a CDS encoding PhzF family phenazine biosynthesis protein, protein MELDIYQVDAFSARPFSGNPAGVCITPHGLESGLMQQIADEMAVSETAFLNLADNNLRWFTPQAEVDLCGHGTLATAHILRQTGLLQVGDTITFQTLSGPLSATLGAASIQLDFPLLTPQLHSAVPPALLDALGLESAQVRDYGQFGPKQLVVVEDAQIVQALQPDFQALSALPGRGVAVTAPGDGEYDVLSRYFAPWVGVNEDPVTGSAHCALAAYWSERLGKRSLTAYQASRRGGVLALHCTDDGRVQMSGAAHTVLAGTLRL, encoded by the coding sequence GTGGAACTCGATATTTATCAGGTGGACGCGTTCAGTGCGCGCCCTTTTTCTGGCAACCCGGCGGGCGTATGCATCACGCCGCACGGGCTGGAAAGCGGGTTAATGCAGCAGATTGCCGATGAGATGGCGGTGTCGGAAACCGCGTTTCTCAATCTTGCCGATAACAACCTGCGCTGGTTCACTCCGCAGGCTGAAGTGGATTTGTGCGGCCACGGTACGTTGGCGACGGCACATATCCTGCGCCAGACCGGGCTGCTGCAAGTGGGTGATACGATCACGTTTCAGACACTCTCTGGCCCGCTATCCGCCACGCTCGGCGCAGCGAGTATCCAGCTCGATTTCCCGTTACTCACCCCGCAACTGCACAGCGCGGTGCCGCCCGCATTACTTGATGCGCTGGGGCTGGAGAGCGCGCAAGTGCGAGATTACGGCCAGTTTGGCCCAAAACAGCTGGTGGTGGTTGAGGATGCGCAGATCGTGCAGGCATTGCAGCCCGACTTCCAGGCCCTGAGCGCATTACCGGGACGCGGTGTGGCCGTTACCGCGCCAGGTGATGGGGAATATGATGTGCTGTCGCGCTATTTTGCACCGTGGGTTGGCGTCAATGAAGATCCGGTCACCGGCTCGGCGCACTGTGCGCTGGCAGCCTACTGGTCCGAGCGACTGGGTAAGCGCTCGCTTACCGCTTACCAGGCATCACGGCGCGGCGGCGTGCTGGCGCTTCACTGCACCGACGATGGCCGCGTGCAGATGAGCGGCGCGGCACATACGGTGCTGGCAGGAACGTTACGCCTTTGA
- a CDS encoding RamA family antibiotic efflux transcriptional regulator yields the protein MTISAQVIDTIVEWIDDNLHQPLRIDDIAAHAGYSKWHLQRLFMQYKGESLGRYIRERKLALAAQDLRNTDQKVYDICLKYGFDSQQTFTRTFTRTFNQPPGAYRRENHPHTH from the coding sequence ATGACTATTTCCGCTCAGGTTATCGACACTATCGTCGAGTGGATCGACGACAATCTCCATCAACCGTTACGTATTGATGATATTGCAGCGCACGCGGGCTATTCCAAATGGCACCTGCAACGCCTCTTCATGCAGTACAAAGGGGAGAGTCTTGGACGTTATATTCGTGAGCGTAAACTGGCGCTTGCCGCGCAGGATTTACGCAATACCGACCAGAAGGTTTACGATATCTGCCTGAAGTACGGCTTTGATTCGCAACAAACCTTCACACGTACCTTTACCCGCACGTTTAATCAGCCGCCGGGTGCGTATCGTCGGGAAAATCACCCACATACGCATTAA
- a CDS encoding MFS transporter: MKTSAVSPGRAGLILLLTGQMLPQIDTSITNVALDSITQSLHTSATQLALIVALYGVAFAVCLAMGSKLGDNFGRKRLFLAGVALFGLASLLCGLANSVSALLAARTLQGIGAALIVPQILATLHVTLKGTAHARAISLYGGIGGVSFIIGQMCGGWLVSADIAGLGWRNAFFINVPICLLILALNRYLPETRNDTRTRIDWQGTFALALILCCLLFPLALGPDLHWPWPTQAALLALFPLALWMRTSALQQQRAGLIPLVPPHLLKLHSVRFGLLIALLFFTAWSGFMFCMALTLQAGMGMTPYQSGNSFVALGIAYFVSAWYAPKLIARYSMRTILLTGLVIQVSGLLALIATLQLSGRMVGVLALAPSTALIGYGQALIVNSFYRIGMRDITTQDAGAGSALLSTLQQSTLGLGPAALGSVFLYLVGQSNGNYSTALSGFLVTEVVMMLVLAAAAVSARQQLAHRCPAS; this comes from the coding sequence ATGAAAACGTCTGCTGTTTCACCAGGCCGGGCAGGCCTGATCCTTCTGCTGACCGGGCAGATGCTGCCCCAGATAGATACTTCAATCACCAACGTTGCGCTCGATTCTATCACCCAATCGTTGCACACCAGCGCCACGCAACTGGCGTTGATCGTCGCCCTGTACGGCGTGGCATTTGCCGTCTGTCTGGCGATGGGCAGCAAGCTGGGCGATAACTTTGGCCGCAAGCGCCTGTTTTTAGCGGGCGTAGCGCTCTTCGGCCTCGCCTCGCTGCTGTGCGGCCTGGCAAACTCTGTCTCCGCTCTGTTGGCCGCCCGCACGTTGCAGGGCATCGGCGCGGCGCTGATCGTGCCGCAAATTCTCGCTACATTGCATGTCACGTTAAAAGGCACCGCGCATGCCCGCGCCATTAGTCTGTATGGCGGTATTGGCGGCGTGTCATTCATTATTGGCCAGATGTGCGGCGGCTGGCTGGTATCGGCAGATATCGCCGGGCTGGGCTGGCGCAACGCCTTCTTTATCAACGTACCGATTTGTCTGCTGATACTGGCGCTGAACCGCTACCTGCCGGAGACGCGCAACGACACCCGGACACGTATTGACTGGCAGGGCACTTTCGCGCTGGCGCTAATCCTCTGCTGTCTGCTGTTCCCGCTGGCGCTTGGCCCGGATCTGCACTGGCCGTGGCCAACGCAGGCCGCGCTGCTGGCGCTGTTCCCGCTGGCTCTGTGGATGCGTACCAGCGCCTTGCAACAACAGCGCGCCGGTCTGATTCCGCTGGTGCCGCCGCATCTGCTTAAGCTGCACAGCGTTCGTTTTGGTCTGCTGATTGCGCTGCTGTTTTTCACTGCCTGGTCCGGCTTTATGTTCTGCATGGCGCTAACGTTGCAGGCGGGTATGGGAATGACGCCGTACCAGTCCGGCAATAGCTTTGTGGCGCTCGGTATCGCCTATTTTGTCTCCGCCTGGTATGCGCCGAAACTGATTGCCCGTTACAGCATGCGTACGATTTTACTGACCGGGCTGGTCATCCAGGTGAGCGGCCTGCTGGCGCTGATTGCCACGTTGCAGCTCTCCGGGCGGATGGTCGGCGTGCTGGCACTGGCGCCTTCCACTGCGCTCATTGGCTACGGCCAGGCGCTGATTGTGAACAGCTTTTACCGCATCGGAATGCGGGATATCACCACGCAGGATGCAGGTGCTGGCAGCGCGCTGCTCAGCACGCTGCAACAGTCGACACTGGGTCTCGGCCCGGCCGCGCTTGGCAGCGTATTTCTCTATCTGGTCGGTCAGTCAAACGGCAATTACAGCACCGCGCTGAGCGGCTTTCTGGTGACAGAAGTGGTCATGATGCTGGTACTGGCAGCAGCGGCAGTCAGCGCGCGCCAGCAACTGGCTCACCGTTGTCCGGCCAGTTAA
- a CDS encoding MmcQ/YjbR family DNA-binding protein, giving the protein MDSKTLQACAHRIALEMPFTEHCWPFGPEYDVFKVCGKIFMLTATAHGRPMVNLKAEPQTALLNQQIYPSIEPGYHMNKKHWISVYAGEEIDESLLASLIQASWDRVVDGLSRKQQQRLRPTRSQPAS; this is encoded by the coding sequence ATGGACAGTAAAACATTGCAGGCCTGCGCGCACCGTATTGCGCTTGAGATGCCGTTTACCGAGCACTGTTGGCCGTTTGGCCCGGAATATGATGTGTTCAAAGTGTGTGGCAAAATTTTTATGCTGACTGCCACCGCCCATGGCAGGCCAATGGTAAACCTGAAAGCAGAGCCGCAAACCGCCCTGCTCAACCAGCAAATCTACCCCAGTATTGAACCGGGATATCACATGAACAAAAAGCACTGGATTTCCGTCTATGCGGGGGAAGAGATCGACGAATCGCTGCTTGCCTCGCTGATTCAGGCGTCGTGGGATCGGGTGGTGGATGGCCTTTCGCGTAAACAGCAGCAGCGCCTGCGCCCTACGCGTTCTCAGCCAGCCAGTTAA
- a CDS encoding methyl-accepting chemotaxis protein: MARQLVSKKMSTRAQMLLTGAITITLGFVVTIGVLSWQSSNAQKSLAEHYLQQIAQNEALKIQQQLSYARDVAHNLGHSLIALPQGGVTDRKVVDKIMESTLRDNPDYLSISVIFEENAYDGRDAEFTDKPDQAPKGRYAFFVDRDQSGSYKMHPLLSYLTPGQGDYYLLPQKSQKDTLIEPYSYAYNGVPTLLTSVAAPIVSDGKLHGVVTSDISLASLQQKVNQIKPWAGGGYAVLLSTAGKVISYPDKNLTSKPYPGKTDNFSSSVVEQDDPILGEKGLITWQPITIGNSSDSWYLGVVAPVSQVMAAANRQLLSAIILGVISILLVSALLGILFSRKVLKPIGGEPLEGATIALSVADGKLDNAIHVKQGDRSSLFYALHTMQAQLRQIVGQIKEASDSVRQGAGEIVSGNINLSSRTEQQASALEQTAASMEQFSATVKHNAENAHQATVLTANATQIASRGEKLVSQVVSTMAQIDDSARKIGDITAIINSIAFQTNILALNAAVEAARAGEQGRGFAVVASEVRNLAQRSANAVKEIGALIEESGKRVETGVQLVNDAGKTMQEMTQAVNSVQSIITEIVSASDEQAKGIGQVTIAVNEMDGVTQQNASLVQQMAAAATSLEDQAQQLAQSVQQFRLEA, encoded by the coding sequence ATGGCCAGACAACTCGTGAGTAAAAAAATGAGTACCCGTGCGCAAATGCTGCTGACGGGTGCTATCACCATCACCCTCGGATTTGTGGTAACGATTGGGGTGCTGAGCTGGCAATCCAGTAATGCGCAAAAAAGTCTCGCCGAACACTATCTCCAGCAGATCGCTCAAAACGAAGCGCTGAAAATCCAGCAGCAACTCAGTTACGCCCGCGATGTGGCGCATAACCTCGGACATAGTCTGATTGCCCTGCCGCAGGGCGGCGTCACCGATCGTAAAGTGGTGGACAAGATCATGGAATCCACCTTGCGCGATAACCCGGATTACCTCTCTATTTCGGTCATTTTTGAAGAAAATGCCTATGACGGGCGCGATGCGGAATTCACCGACAAGCCCGATCAGGCACCAAAAGGGCGTTATGCCTTCTTTGTCGATCGCGATCAGTCCGGCAGCTACAAAATGCATCCGCTGCTCTCTTATCTGACGCCGGGCCAGGGCGACTACTATCTGCTGCCGCAGAAAAGCCAGAAAGATACGCTGATTGAACCCTACAGCTATGCCTATAACGGTGTGCCGACGCTGCTGACCTCGGTGGCGGCGCCGATTGTCAGCGACGGCAAATTGCACGGCGTGGTGACATCCGATATTTCGCTGGCGTCGTTGCAGCAGAAAGTGAATCAGATCAAACCGTGGGCGGGCGGCGGCTACGCGGTGCTGCTTTCGACCGCCGGAAAAGTGATTTCTTACCCGGATAAAAACCTGACCAGCAAACCGTATCCCGGTAAAACGGACAACTTCAGCAGCAGCGTGGTGGAGCAGGACGATCCGATCCTCGGTGAGAAAGGCCTGATTACCTGGCAGCCAATTACCATCGGCAACAGCAGCGATAGCTGGTATCTCGGCGTTGTCGCGCCGGTGAGCCAGGTGATGGCGGCGGCGAATCGCCAGCTACTCAGCGCCATTATTCTTGGTGTGATCAGCATCCTGCTGGTCAGTGCGCTGCTGGGGATTCTCTTCAGCCGCAAAGTGCTGAAGCCGATTGGCGGCGAGCCGCTTGAAGGCGCGACCATTGCACTCTCCGTGGCGGATGGCAAGCTGGATAACGCTATCCATGTTAAACAGGGCGATCGCAGTAGCCTGTTCTATGCGCTGCACACCATGCAGGCGCAGTTGCGGCAGATTGTCGGCCAGATAAAAGAGGCCAGCGATTCCGTGCGCCAGGGCGCCGGGGAGATTGTCAGCGGTAATATCAACCTCTCGTCGCGCACCGAGCAGCAAGCGTCGGCGCTGGAGCAAACGGCCGCCAGCATGGAACAGTTCAGCGCGACGGTGAAACATAACGCGGAAAACGCACACCAGGCGACGGTACTGACGGCGAATGCCACCCAGATCGCCAGCCGTGGCGAGAAGCTGGTCAGCCAGGTGGTATCTACCATGGCGCAGATTGATGACAGCGCGCGCAAGATCGGCGATATCACCGCCATCATTAACAGCATTGCTTTCCAGACCAATATTCTGGCGCTGAACGCAGCGGTAGAAGCGGCGCGGGCGGGCGAGCAGGGGCGCGGTTTTGCGGTAGTGGCCTCAGAAGTGCGCAACCTGGCGCAGCGCAGCGCCAACGCCGTGAAAGAGATTGGCGCGCTGATTGAAGAGTCCGGCAAGCGAGTGGAAACCGGCGTTCAACTGGTCAACGACGCCGGGAAAACCATGCAGGAGATGACGCAAGCGGTGAACTCGGTGCAGTCGATCATTACCGAGATCGTCAGTGCGTCGGATGAGCAGGCCAAGGGTATCGGCCAGGTGACCATCGCGGTGAACGAGATGGACGGCGTAACGCAACAGAACGCCTCGCTGGTGCAGCAGATGGCCGCTGCCGCCACCTCGCTTGAGGATCAGGCGCAGCAGCTTGCGCAAAGCGTGCAGCAATTCCGGCTGGAAGCGTAA
- a CDS encoding YfeC-like transcriptional regulator, whose product MMKLANKMTTEELADFLGVARQTVNRWIREQGWQTEALPGIKGGRARLIHITKEVRNFVMKTPSMRQRHSPYSIAEPAPSYASENSSLREIVKVLQNMTPEEQKLLAVLLAREGICGFLQRLGITQTIDE is encoded by the coding sequence ATGATGAAACTCGCTAACAAAATGACGACTGAAGAGCTAGCCGATTTTCTCGGTGTTGCCAGACAAACCGTTAATCGCTGGATCCGTGAACAAGGCTGGCAAACGGAAGCGCTCCCCGGTATCAAAGGTGGTCGGGCAAGGCTGATTCACATCACCAAAGAAGTGCGGAATTTCGTGATGAAAACGCCTTCCATGCGCCAGCGCCATTCTCCTTACTCTATCGCAGAGCCGGCACCATCCTATGCGAGTGAAAATAGTTCGCTGCGGGAGATTGTCAAAGTTTTACAGAACATGACGCCCGAAGAACAGAAGCTGTTGGCGGTATTACTCGCCCGTGAAGGGATCTGTGGGTTCTTACAGCGTCTCGGTATAACGCAGACGATCGATGAGTAA
- a CDS encoding TetR/AcrR family transcriptional regulator: MARPKSEDKKQALLEAATEAIAQSGIAASTALIARNAGVAEGTLFRYFATKDDLLNALYLHLKTDLCGTMLENLDRSINDPKVHTHSVWDSYIDWGIRHPNGHCAVRQISVSEKLRPETRQQVTDIFPELHELCHRSVLPIFLDGEFAPFGDAIFLTLADTTITFASRDPSRAKEIKRLGFEAMWRALTAEGIDGQ; the protein is encoded by the coding sequence GTGGCTCGTCCAAAGAGTGAAGACAAAAAGCAAGCGTTACTGGAAGCAGCAACCGAAGCCATCGCGCAGTCCGGGATCGCCGCTTCCACCGCCTTAATAGCCCGCAATGCGGGAGTTGCGGAAGGGACGCTGTTTCGCTACTTCGCCACCAAAGACGACCTGCTGAATGCACTTTACCTGCATCTGAAAACTGACTTGTGCGGCACCATGCTGGAGAATCTCGATCGCTCCATCAACGATCCGAAAGTGCATACGCATTCGGTCTGGGACAGCTATATCGACTGGGGAATTCGTCATCCCAACGGCCACTGTGCGGTGCGGCAAATTTCCGTCAGCGAAAAACTGCGCCCGGAAACCCGCCAGCAGGTTACCGATATCTTTCCGGAGCTGCACGAGCTCTGCCACCGCTCGGTATTGCCGATTTTTCTCGACGGCGAATTCGCGCCTTTTGGCGATGCCATTTTCCTGACGCTGGCGGATACCACCATTACCTTTGCCAGCCGCGATCCCTCCCGCGCCAAAGAGATCAAACGCCTCGGTTTTGAAGCGATGTGGCGCGCACTGACAGCTGAGGGGATAGATGGACAGTAA
- a CDS encoding DMT family transporter, which translates to MTRQRQADLFLVLTTMIAACGWIFSREAISGMPVFAFLGLRFFGAALVLLPFCRGQRIPWEKMRQVVISGLWMALNLCLWIWSVSTTASLGEGAFIMSLSMLFVPLVAWGMMRTRPARAYWECLPVAIIGLGLLSLHMPITFHASQGWFLLTAFVQSIYFCYTSRCAREVPLLSLTAVQLAITGIAGLAISALFESWTQPFTATTAGWLAASILIATSLRFGLQLQGQKYAAVASAAIIMVLEPLLTVIAASLWYGERLPLQKIIGGVLILLAQIWFRWRMVSRLPSKA; encoded by the coding sequence ATGACCCGGCAACGACAAGCCGACCTCTTCCTCGTTCTGACCACCATGATTGCCGCCTGCGGCTGGATTTTCTCCCGCGAGGCGATTTCTGGTATGCCGGTCTTCGCCTTTCTCGGGCTGCGTTTTTTCGGCGCCGCGCTGGTGCTGCTGCCGTTTTGTCGTGGGCAGCGTATTCCGTGGGAAAAAATGCGCCAGGTGGTGATTAGCGGCCTGTGGATGGCGCTTAATCTGTGTCTGTGGATCTGGTCGGTATCGACCACGGCGTCGCTGGGCGAGGGGGCATTTATCATGAGCCTGTCGATGCTGTTTGTGCCGCTGGTTGCCTGGGGAATGATGCGCACCCGACCAGCGCGCGCATACTGGGAGTGCCTGCCGGTGGCGATTATCGGCCTCGGGCTGTTAAGCCTGCATATGCCTATTACATTTCATGCCAGCCAGGGCTGGTTCCTGCTGACGGCGTTCGTGCAATCGATCTACTTTTGCTATACCAGCCGCTGTGCGCGGGAAGTGCCGCTGCTGTCGTTGACCGCAGTGCAACTGGCGATTACCGGTATCGCCGGATTAGCGATTTCGGCGCTGTTTGAATCATGGACGCAGCCGTTCACCGCCACCACCGCAGGCTGGCTGGCGGCCAGCATCCTGATAGCCACCAGTTTGCGCTTTGGCCTGCAATTGCAGGGGCAGAAATATGCCGCCGTTGCCAGCGCCGCCATTATTATGGTGCTGGAGCCGCTATTGACGGTGATTGCCGCCTCCCTCTGGTACGGCGAACGTCTGCCGCTGCAAAAAATTATCGGCGGAGTGCTGATCCTGCTTGCACAGATCTGGTTCCGCTGGCGTATGGTGTCGCGCCTGCCATCAAAGGCGTAA
- the pheP gene encoding phenylalanine transporter yields the protein MKNASQAAGNVTDAGPETGPTLQRGLKNRHIQLIALGGAIGTGLFLGIGPAIQMAGPAVLLGYGIAGIIAFLIMRQLGEMVVEEPVSGSFSHFAYKYWGPFAGFLSGWNYWAMFVLVGMAELTAAGIYMQYWFPQVPTWIWAAAFFVIINAVNLVNVRLYGETEFWFALIKVVAIIGMIAFGLWMLFTGHGGERASFDNLWRYNGFFATGWHGLILALAVIMFSFGGLELIGITAAEASEPHTTIPKAVNQVVYRILLFYIGSLVVLLALYPWIDVKANSSPFVMIFHDLDSNLVASALNFVILVASLSVYNSGVYSNSRMLFGLSVQGNAPAFLTRVSRRGVPINSLFLSAAITSLVVLVNYLLPQKAFGMLMALVVATLLLNWIMISLAHLKFRAAMRRKGRDPQFRALIFPAGNYLCIGFMLMILVLMYTMDDMRLSAVLLPAWIAFLFVAFKLLRRAPQRA from the coding sequence GTGAAAAACGCGTCACAGGCAGCGGGTAACGTAACCGATGCCGGGCCGGAAACAGGGCCGACACTACAACGGGGATTAAAAAATCGTCATATTCAGTTAATTGCGCTGGGCGGCGCGATTGGTACCGGGTTGTTCCTTGGTATCGGCCCGGCGATTCAAATGGCCGGGCCTGCCGTGCTGCTGGGGTACGGTATCGCCGGGATTATCGCTTTCCTGATCATGCGCCAGCTTGGTGAAATGGTGGTGGAAGAGCCGGTTTCCGGTTCGTTTTCGCACTTTGCCTATAAATACTGGGGACCGTTTGCCGGTTTTCTCTCTGGCTGGAACTACTGGGCAATGTTTGTGCTGGTGGGCATGGCCGAGCTGACCGCCGCCGGGATCTATATGCAGTACTGGTTCCCGCAGGTGCCGACCTGGATCTGGGCCGCCGCGTTCTTTGTCATTATCAACGCCGTCAACCTGGTGAATGTGCGTCTGTATGGCGAGACCGAGTTCTGGTTTGCGCTGATCAAAGTGGTCGCCATCATCGGTATGATCGCTTTTGGCCTGTGGATGCTGTTTACCGGCCACGGCGGCGAACGCGCCAGCTTCGATAACCTCTGGCGTTATAACGGCTTTTTCGCCACCGGCTGGCATGGGCTTATTCTCGCGCTGGCGGTGATTATGTTCTCTTTCGGCGGTCTGGAACTGATTGGTATCACCGCCGCCGAGGCCAGCGAGCCGCACACCACCATCCCGAAAGCAGTGAATCAGGTGGTGTACCGCATTTTGCTGTTCTATATCGGTTCGCTGGTCGTGCTGTTGGCGCTTTATCCGTGGATTGATGTCAAAGCGAACAGCAGCCCTTTTGTGATGATTTTTCACGATCTGGACAGTAATCTGGTCGCTTCTGCGCTGAACTTCGTTATCCTGGTGGCTTCTCTGTCGGTGTATAACAGCGGAGTTTACTCCAACAGCCGTATGCTGTTCGGCCTCTCTGTGCAGGGTAACGCGCCCGCGTTTCTGACCCGCGTCAGCCGTCGCGGCGTGCCGATCAACTCGCTGTTTCTCTCGGCAGCCATCACCTCGCTGGTGGTGCTGGTGAACTATCTGCTGCCGCAAAAAGCGTTCGGCATGCTGATGGCGCTGGTGGTGGCGACCTTGCTGCTAAACTGGATCATGATTTCTCTGGCGCACCTGAAGTTCCGCGCAGCGATGCGCCGTAAAGGGCGCGATCCGCAGTTCAGGGCGCTAATCTTCCCGGCGGGCAACTATTTGTGCATCGGTTTTATGCTGATGATCCTCGTGTTGATGTACACCATGGACGATATGCGCCTGTCAGCCGTACTGCTGCCAGCGTGGATCGCATTCCTGTTCGTGGCTTTCAAGCTGCTGCGTCGCGCACCGCAGCGCGCGTAA
- a CDS encoding helix-turn-helix transcriptional regulator, producing MTLISDRMMDVTIQDENRKQLGAFLRARRESLDPQRLGLPRSGRRRTPGLRREEVALLADVGVTWYTWLEQGRDVNPSSAVLQAIASALQCSPTETRHLFLLAGLAPAETLNVPQCEGISEGTRRLLDSLLPQPASIQKPNFDIVAWNVAFERLMGIKFGEIPEDERNCIYLYLTHPQWRNRLGSDDSILQTFVAYFRAAMAEHRGDPLWEAKLARFCAASSEFATLWRKYLDVRGVENKLKLFTHPQLGEFTLQQMYWYSAPRNGSRLLVYLPVDAAGERALNWLAENA from the coding sequence ATGACGCTGATAAGCGATCGAATGATGGATGTGACCATCCAGGATGAAAACCGCAAACAGCTCGGCGCATTTTTACGCGCCCGCCGGGAGAGTCTCGATCCGCAGCGTCTGGGGCTGCCGCGCAGTGGCCGGCGGCGCACGCCGGGGCTGCGGCGTGAAGAAGTGGCGCTGCTGGCTGATGTTGGCGTCACCTGGTATACCTGGCTGGAGCAGGGACGGGATGTGAACCCTTCGTCAGCGGTTTTACAGGCCATTGCCAGCGCGTTGCAGTGTTCTCCCACTGAAACGCGGCACCTGTTTTTACTCGCCGGATTAGCGCCTGCCGAAACGCTGAATGTGCCGCAATGCGAGGGAATTAGTGAGGGCACACGCCGTCTGCTGGATAGCCTGCTGCCGCAACCGGCCAGTATTCAGAAACCTAATTTTGATATTGTGGCGTGGAATGTCGCTTTTGAACGCCTGATGGGGATTAAATTCGGTGAAATCCCCGAAGATGAGCGTAATTGCATCTACCTTTATCTCACGCATCCGCAGTGGCGCAACCGTCTTGGCAGCGATGACAGCATATTGCAGACATTTGTGGCCTATTTTCGTGCGGCGATGGCGGAGCACCGTGGCGATCCGTTATGGGAAGCGAAGCTGGCGCGCTTTTGCGCGGCGTCCAGCGAGTTTGCCACACTGTGGCGGAAATATCTGGATGTGCGCGGCGTGGAAAACAAGCTGAAACTGTTTACCCATCCGCAACTGGGAGAGTTTACTTTACAGCAAATGTACTGGTACTCAGCGCCGCGTAACGGTTCGCGGCTGCTGGTTTATCTGCCGGTGGATGCAGCGGGCGAGCGGGCGCTTAACTGGCTGGCTGAGAACGCGTAG
- a CDS encoding MBL fold metallo-hydrolase, with translation MKRLIFSVVMVMLVASAASLPFVLNAGFGKAPQGEQLTEVEKSPHYRDGKFQNTLPTPGFTGKKNMLAAWWDFLVTKRENVRPQQQLPIVQTDLASLPVEQDTLVWMGHSSWYLQLAGKRILIDPVLSDYAAPFSFLNKAFAGNEAWTAQSLPEIDLLIISHDHYDHLDYATIKALMPKIKRVVTPLGVGSHLRYWGMNSQIIHEADWQQKVAIGDELTVHVLPARHFSGRGLKRNQTLWASFMFVTDQRKVYYSGDTGYGPHFKAIGEQFGPVDIAIMENGQYDEDWKYIHMMPEQAAQAAEEINARAVLPGHAGRFVLAKHTWDDPYKRLAAASRGKSFRLLTPMLGEPVLASNDAQEFRAWWE, from the coding sequence ATGAAGCGTCTCATTTTCAGCGTGGTCATGGTTATGCTCGTTGCGTCCGCCGCCAGTTTACCCTTTGTTTTAAATGCAGGATTTGGCAAAGCGCCGCAAGGCGAACAGCTTACGGAAGTCGAAAAATCACCCCATTACCGTGACGGCAAATTTCAAAATACGCTGCCGACGCCAGGTTTTACCGGCAAGAAAAATATGCTGGCCGCGTGGTGGGATTTTCTGGTCACCAAACGGGAAAATGTCCGTCCTCAGCAGCAGCTGCCAATAGTGCAAACGGATCTCGCCAGCCTGCCTGTGGAACAGGACACGCTGGTATGGATGGGGCACTCTTCGTGGTACTTGCAACTGGCGGGCAAACGCATCCTGATCGATCCAGTGCTGAGCGACTACGCCGCGCCGTTTTCATTTCTCAATAAAGCGTTTGCCGGGAATGAGGCATGGACAGCGCAGAGCCTGCCGGAGATCGATCTGCTGATCATTTCTCACGATCACTATGACCATCTGGATTACGCCACCATCAAAGCGCTGATGCCGAAAATCAAACGGGTCGTGACGCCGCTGGGCGTCGGTTCGCACCTGCGTTACTGGGGCATGAATTCGCAGATTATTCATGAAGCGGACTGGCAGCAGAAGGTGGCGATCGGCGATGAACTGACGGTACATGTGCTGCCGGCGCGCCATTTTTCCGGGCGCGGCCTGAAACGTAACCAGACGCTGTGGGCCAGTTTTATGTTCGTCACCGACCAGCGCAAGGTCTATTACAGCGGCGATACCGGCTATGGCCCGCATTTTAAAGCCATCGGCGAGCAGTTTGGCCCGGTGGACATCGCCATCATGGAAAACGGTCAGTATGACGAAGACTGGAAGTACATCCACATGATGCCGGAACAGGCCGCGCAGGCGGCGGAAGAGATTAATGCACGCGCGGTTCTGCCGGGCCACGCGGGGCGTTTTGTGTTGGCAAAACACACATGGGACGATCCGTACAAACGGCTGGCGGCAGCAAGTCGGGGCAAAAGTTTTCGTTTACTAACACCGATGCTGGGCGAACCGGTTCTTGCGTCTAACGATGCGCAGGAATTCCGTGCCTGGTGGGAATAA